The Heterodontus francisci isolate sHetFra1 chromosome 4, sHetFra1.hap1, whole genome shotgun sequence DNA window TAAAATGTGCAGTTAAAATTCAAACTTTTCAAGTGTGCCATCTACCTTTTCATACTTCTCCTTTAATTTCGATGCCTTCTGCTCATATGGTTGTTTATCCTTGGGTTGCACTGTAGACCACATCTCTCCCAGCTTCTTTGCAACATCACCAATGGACATTCCAGGAAATTCACTCTTGATTTTTGGACGCTTCTCAGAGCAGAAAATGAAAAATGCTGATCTGCAAGAATGAACAGGTTATTAAAACGAGATTTCAGTCGGAAAAAAAATCTCAAGCACTTTAACTGCAGTACATACGGCGGTCTCTTGGGGGCATTTGGATCCTTCTTCTTTTTCTTGTCCCCCTTTTGAGGAACATAGTTCTTCATCTCCCGATCATAACGGACCTTGTCATTCTTAGCCAGGTCTTCAAACTTTGACTTCTCTTTGTTTGACATGGTCTAAAAAGAAAACTATTCAAGCTATTACAAATATACAAAAGAAATTTGAAAATGTTTCAAAATGTAAAACTCAAATCAGTCCCACCTTCCACCTTTCTGAACATTTCTTTGAGAACTCTGCAAAGTTGACAGTGGCTTCAGGGTGTTTCTTCTTGTGCTCCTCTCGACATGTCTGCACAAAGTATGCATATGAGGACATCTTGCCCCGGGGCTTATTGGGATCTTTTCTAACCATGGCTGGTTTGTATCTATGAAACAAAATGAAAATGTTCAAATATCAAGAGTGTGAAATTTAGGAGTAAAACTAAAATTTTAATGCTTTTGTATACACTGGCATTGACTTCAGTCTAAAGACAAATATTGCCGAGACGTCCTCACCGTTCATGAAAAGGAACCAAGCTGTTTAAGTAATTGCTTCCTTTTCCTTCAGCAGTTTTCACACCAAGCACTCAGCTTAACATGAACTTGTATGGGTATGGCTCTTCAGGCTATGTTAAAATGTTTCATAGCCAATGAAGGCTCTCTGAAAGTGTGGGCTACAGTTCGCATGTGATaactgaccagataatgttttggtGTTGAATGGGAGATGTATTTTGGACATCTGTAAAGCCATCGTGACATGCTCAAGTTTGCGCTCCAATTTTTATGGAAAATTAAAATTGCAGCAATTTGGAAGGATTTGATTTGAAGCATTATTTGCAACTTAACTATCAGAAACTCGGTGAAGTTACTTTTTGTAAACAAAGATGGTTTATATTTAGTCTAAGACAGCCAGATTTTACACATTTAACGGGGGAAGTCAGTCTCTAGAGATGCAATTCTGAAACAGATCATTGTGCTTTAACGTAAAGTTTACGGTTCTCTCAAAGGGTGATAAAGCTACGAAGAGCTGGATTTGTTCGGAACTGCTCTAAACGCAGACCCAACGAGCCATATGGCCTCTTTAAATGTTCTAAACATCTGTGGTACCTGTTACCTGTCACCATAAtttccaaaaaaaaaacacaacagaAAAGCAATTAGTTAATGCCTTTGCTGCTCATTATATCTAAAAAAATTTGTCTAAACATCTGAGTGTGGTAGGAATGCAGGTGAACTTTTTTTTAGATGTACAACCATTGTTTGAAATATTCATCACACCACACTACTCTTTCCCCTACCTCCCCCCCACCCTCATCCCAACCACAGCAGACTAAATCTCTAGGTAATTACTAAACATCCAATTAAAATATTCTTCCGAATGTTGCTCAATATAACTAAACTCACAACTTTATGCTTTCAAGTAAAAGAAAAACAACCTGTAACAGAAACTGAATTGAGAAATTAGTGCTCTGCAAAAGGTATTAAAAAGTTACATTAaaatgccatttaaaaaaaatacacatcAAGTTTACAATTCAAACTTACATATGTAGAACTTACTTTTTAAACATCGAATTAAAGTTTGTCCTAATTTATCAAGAACATTAAGAAAATATAAAACACACAACCTCAAGATTTTGAAATTTGCACGTTGGTAAAACTTTTATCCAGGATTTCACCCAACTTGGAAAAAGAATATTTTTACACATAAATACAAATGCACATACACACAGGAAACTATTACACATGGACGTGacacaaaaatatatatatttttttaaaaacttgcgaAAAGGGGAGAAAgaggaagcaaaaaaaaaaactgaaaaagaaaAAGGGCGGGCTGTGCAGCAGATGTGGAACTGCCGCGCCGCCCATCCACCTCCATTTTACACACAATACCAAGCAGATGGAGCAGGAAAAGAATCAGAGAAGGGGGGCAGCACTTGCACAAGTAACTACACAGCGCCCtgcaacaaacaaaaaaaaaacaagtagTAAAATGTATTTGCATTTTTGATTTTTTTGGGAGGGGGAGGAAATAAAATGCGCAgccgttttttttaaaaaagataaatTCTCCACAAAATGCAAATCTCAACAGATAGCTTTGCTGCCTTTTTTTTCCCTTTGGAGAGACAGCAATCACTGCGCACTTCCATTAAGCAAACACATTGAGCACTGCAAACCCAGAGGCGGCCATTTCCAAAAGAATGCAAAAccccctgttttaaaaaaaaatttgcctTTCCCAtatccacacacacaaaaaaagtttGTTCGCAAAATGGAACATTTTTTACAAATCGCGATTTTTGACTTTTTTCCTCAAAacaaaacctttttttaaaaaacggaCTTTttctcccttcaccacacacacttTATAAATGTATTTAGTCgaaatggttgtttttttttaaaggagtgaGAAGTTACCTTTTTTTTAACAAAATGCAAAACAATTTCACGGTTAATTTTGATTTTTTTGAAAAAGCTCGATCAAAAAGAGATTCTAAAAAATAAAAtgcttcagtttttaaaaataaatattccCGTACGCGCacacatatataaatatatatatcctACCATTATATACATAGGGATACCTACCAGACTCACACTACACAAGGCGTCAATGGACTACAAAGCTACACAGGGCGCTGGTTCTCACTATACTGCTGTTCACCCCAACTTGATTACACGTTTCCTTCCCGGGGCGCGCCCTGTCAATCAGCCCCGCCGTGAGCACCGATTGGTCGTGGAGGCCGGCTGGGCGGCACGGCGGCGCTGCTCCATTGGTCCACGTTTACGTCAATCGATCGGGCAGGGGCGGGCACGCACCGCCAGCGAGTTAGGCTGCGCATTGCCTCCGCTCGACAACCAAAAAAAAACCCCACGATTTttttcacctcttctcccccccccccaacctcttcctTCGCTACGGGATGTACCAGTTTGAATCGCAGGCGGTCGCCAACTGATTGGTCGGCGGGCTCCTGGTTTCGTCATCACCCCCAACCACACAAGATTTGAAACGGTCGCGATTCGGAGGCCGATTGGTCACCGTTCACCGTTCACGCCCCCATGATCGGTTAGTAGGTGACGTGTTGGCGTTTGAAAAAAACCGTCAGCAACGCTCGAGCGCTGGAGAGACAAAAGGACAGGTGTCAGCGAGAGGCTGTGGCAGTGTGAACGGCCCGGAGTTGGGGCAACACTAGGGGAAATTGTGGGCTGTTACGCCACCAAACAAAAGAGGGGAAAACAACGCAAATAATTTACTTCTTGTGGGGGTTCTAATTATAATAAGCAGTAATCATCCTGTTACTGCTTTTCAGATAGTCAACTATGTCCATTGTGCAATCGGAAGGACCCTTAAGTCATTTTCAGCAATTGTTAGCTCTGCGAGTTTATTTCTTTTAAAGAATCTGCCTAAAACCTGAAGCAGAGGTGGGGTGGGGTTTCTTGAGGTCATTTAAGTCTGCTTAGGGCTTGTAATAATTTGTAGTGTTGGGAGCAGAGGAGTTCTACCTTTCAagcagatcacggctgatctgtgacctaactccatattacCAACCTTTGCCCTCTTCCTTGAGTTGACAAAAATCTATCTCGGatttttaaaatttacaattgatttagcagagggggaagagtttcttaaGGGTGTtcagagaattttctacatcagtgtgTTTCAGCcgtaacgaggaaggaggcattgctggaattaaagcagagaatgctggaaatactcagcaggtctggcagcgaaaATCGTTAACGTTTTCGGTCAGTTGTGCCTGAcccgagtattgccagcattttctgttcttatttcagattcccagcagctGCAGGCTttggcattgctggatttggttctggggaatgaggtgggtccagTTGAACAAGGATCAATCGGGCAACATTTACAGGACAGTTTTaatataaggtttaggttagttatggaaaagggcaaggagcaaTCCAACGTAAAAAATAATTCAGTGGGGAAGGGGCAAATTCAGTATGGTAAGAACAGATGTGACCCAAATAATTTGGaattaaagattggcaggcaatACTGTGACACAACAATAGGTTgtgtttaaagaggagatggtttgggtacagtcgaggtacattccaatGAAGGGAAAAGTTAGAACAAGCAAAGCTTCCCAGATGACAGAAGAGttagagagtaagataaagcagaaaaagaatggTAACACAAATGAGAATCAGGCTCAATACAGAAAGTTCAGACAGCAAGTGTAAGAAGTAATAAAAGAAAAGACACCGTATGAGAAgacactggcagctaacataaaagggaaaccaaaagtattctgtaggcatataaatagtaaaaggaggggtggggccaattagggaccaaaaagggttttacgcatggaggcagaggacataattgaggtactaaatgagtacttcgcatttttatttaccaaggaagaagatactgccaaagtcatagtgaaagaggaggtagttgagacactggatgggctaaaaattgatagagcaggtattagaaaggctggctgtacttaaagttggtaagacacctggaccggatcagatgcatctgaggatactgaagaacgtaagggtggaaattgcagaagcaatggccataatcttccaattctctgaCAGGAGTcgtaccagaggactgaagaattgcaaatgttacacccttgttcaaaaaaaggtgcaaggataagctcagcaactgtaggccagtcagtttaacatccatGGTGAGAAAGCTTGTAAAaataataatctgggacaaaattaactgtcacttggacaaatgtggattaattaaggaaagccagcacggatctgttgaaggtaaatcgtgtttgactaacttgattgagttttttgatgagggagCGAAGAGGGTTGAAGAGGGACAGTGGCAGCAATGAtcgaagttggctgaatgacaggaaatggggtagtggtgaacagttgtctttcggactggaggaaggtatacagtgggattccccaggggacagtcctaggaccactgcttttcttgatctatattaatgacctagacttgtatGCAGGGCAATTTAAAAATTTACAAATGATATAAATTTTGGAAGTAtggtgaactttgaggaggatagtattagacttcaagaggacatagacaggctggtggaatgggtggacacatggcagatgaaatttaatacagagaagtgtgaagtaattcattttggtagaaagaacgaggaaaggcaatataaaataaaggatacaattttaaaaggggtgcagtaGCAGACGTACCTGTGGGTGTATAAgctcaaattgttgaaggtggcagggcacgttgagaaagtggttaaaaaggcatatgggatcctgggctttataattagaggcatagagtacaccacactttaggaaggatttgaggcaatagagagggtgcagaaaatatttacgagaatggttccagggatgagggacttcagttacctggatatattggagaagctggggttgttctccttttagaaaagaaggttgagaggagatttgttagaggtgttcaaaatcctgaggggacagagtagatagagagaaactgttcccattggtggaagggccaAGAACCAAAAGAcagtgatttaaggtgaatggcaaatgaaccaaaggcgacctgaggaaaaacttttgtacgcagtgtgtggttaggatctggaatgcactacctgagagtgttgtggagacaaattcaatcatggctttcaaaagagaatttgataattatctgaagagaaaaaaaatttgcagggctacggggaaaggtaggggagtgggactagctgagttgtaaTTGCAGAGAGCCGATATGGACACgaaggggcaaatggcctccttttgtgctgttaccattctatgattttatgataattgccatttgcagaagggagttccaaacctctaccaccctttgggtTGAATTTTGTGTTCCCATCCTAGGCAGGCTCGGTGGTGTCGGGGGACAGAGAATTGCCGCAGAATCATTCACCCTGATACCCGGTGCCATGCTACAGTGTTCTGATTATATAAGAAAAGTACCGTGGCGGTTTGTCACCCTGAGGTAATTTAAATGGCTGAAATTCTGTTTAGCATGAATTTGAATGCAATTATTTGTGATCCAACGAACGGTCTGTAATTTTGTGGGTGACATGCGGCAATCATGTGCCTTCAGATTTGCAACCCTGAAAATCTGGCAGAACTGAGGCAAGAGGCCTCGGTGCTGCGAAAGAGAAGATAATCTGACCATAGAAGCATAGGGGAaatgagaccccacacatgtccctggtggatccctggaaaggttCCGATGTGTAAAAGTTGAGGGCCGTGTTTATCTTCAAGGCCATCGGCATAGGGTGACCTCTAAATCCCATTGGCCACAAATCATCCTGCAGAAGGCCGCATAGGtttgtgacggcctccctggagaaccgtgagccgtagtcttcgctgacagtgtcgctcagacatctgcaggtaggtgATGCCTGGGGATCTTCACTGATGCAGTACTGTCCTCAGGCATcggggctgctggagctggactcactgttgGAGGGGTTGAGAAGCCAGTGGCCACACTCAAAACACCCTAAGGAGAGAACCCAGATGTGGAGTGCAGCCTTTCCTCCTTCCTCTTAAGGCtcgcttgaacctccctgctcaccagagaaggactaggAGTGGGAATATTCTCCAGGCTCTtgctccttctctcaccttgccactgctgatctGAGCTCATGGCCAAAATGAGGGTTTGCAGATCGTggcacatctgtggaatgtggctgtcCAAGAGGGTCACCAGGAggaagccatgcattcatttgcctgggacatggcaacaGTCATGACAGGGATGAACTCCCCCACTGTCCGTTCGAGACTATGCATTTCTGCCAGATGTTGTCTTATTTCTCCCTGtaattccagcatgccctgtgctgtcgataccagaggcttgtcatcagactggggctcaacatgggcctggccaccagcagtcctccaactgtcaagagacctcagctgtctcagcctcagccagctgcttgtgaccctgattctgaaGCTGAGCGGTAACCTACCGAAGTGAAAATGttcgcgctggtggaaggtgcaggagagtcatgggacattgCATCTTCTGAGTGTTGCTCTTCCTCAGAGATTGACGGAAATCCGTGCTGCAGTCACCTGCGAATGCCTACCTGCAAGTTATAATGAAAACGTGTGAGTTAGGGTACAGATATCCCATTAAGGATAGCATGACAGAGCTAGCTCTCCATTATTAATGAATTTTTAGCTGATCAACAATAATATCACTCTTGTGCAGGGACCCCGATCTCTCCATCTGAAATAGCGCATCCACCTTGGCACCCCACTAGTTCTAGGGCCTCTTCTTCAGCCTGGTTGGGAAGACGCATGTCCGGCATTCAGCCACCGGTCCTGGCCGCCTCCCTCCTGTTACGGACCCTCTTGCAGAAGATTTAACAATTATAAATTGCTATACGGTTCACTATGATGGTTCTGCTAACGTGTGCCCCTTGTCAACAACTGGGGAATGTAATGTATCTCATACTGACTCGCCTTGTCATGGGATTTACTTGGGCTGAGGTATAAATGAAGGAGACTGGATTCACAgacgcagccatgcatctgtcattaATCTCCTATGACTTCCCTGTCTTTGGAATAGCAGTGGCACCCTCACCATGTGGCACACCGTGTAGTAACACTCAAATCACAGAAAGCAATTTTGGAACATTGTACTCACCTTGGCTGAACATAGGAGGCCttcgaccctcttcctgcactgcacccaattGTGTCCGGTGACCCCCACGGCTACTGACCTGttttgcgatctccatccaggcttgcttggtcaggtgggaggacctcttcttgccatcgctggggaagaagaCTTTCCACCTTTCCTTTGTAGcctggaggccattcagctgcgAGGTATCACTGAAGCCTtgggccacccttgctctgacctcTGACATTCTCAACTGTCTTTCCAGCGCGGCTGCTTCTTGAGGTTGCACTTGATGTTAATGTAGAGATGTTTCCGCTGAATGAGCTGTTGTAGAATGCAAGGAGagtgtgaatgcagggctggcaggcttttaaaaatgacGTCAGCACTTGCTCCGAGATCAGTTGACACCGTGATCTGCATCTCACCtgccgcccccgccacgtgattggggaagACGGCTGCCTCCATTATGTTAAATGGCCGCCTGGCGCATAATCTTGGTGGCACAGCTGCTTGTGTGACACACGGGACCGCTGCCATTTTGTGCGCCCGCTGCCATGTCCAGCGGTGGCATCATTAAATTTAGCCTTTTGTGtgtagtatttcctaatttcactcttaaaaggtttggctctaatttttagacaaagTCCCCTAGTCCTAAACTccctaaccagcagaaatagtttttcccAATCTACCCCATCTGTTCCCATTGATacattgaaaacttcaatcaaatcacctcctacccttctaaattccagggaatacaacccccgtttgtgtaatctttcctaatttaacccttggagtctcggtatcattctggtaaatccactctgtattgcctccaacgcttttacatcttttcttaaataaggagaccagtactgtacacagtactccagatgtggtctcaccaatgccctgtatagctgaagcataacctctctacttttgtattcaaatccgctcgcgataaacgataacattctattagctttcctaattgcaagctgtacctgcacactaaccttttgcgattcatgcactaggccatccagatccctctgcatctcagagctctgcaatctctcaccatttagataatatgcttcttttttattcttcctgccaaagtggacaatttcccactttcccacattatactccatttgccaggtctttgcccactcacttacccgaTAAATATCCCATTgtagccccttatgtcctcttcacaacttgctttcctacctatcttagtgtcatcagcaaatttagcaaccaaaacttcagtcccttcatcgaagtcacttacataaattgtaaaaagctgaggccctagcacagatccctgtggcacaccactcgttacatcttgccaaccagaaaatgacccattatgcctactgtctgtttcctgttagctagccaatcttctatccatgccaatatgttaccccctacaccatgagcttttattttctgcaataacctttgatgtggcaccttatcaaatgccttctggaaatctaagtacaatacatccactggttctgctttatccacagcacatgtaactccctcaaagaactccaataaattggttcaacatgatttccccttcacaaaaccatgttgactctgcctgattgccttgaatttttctaaattattatgtctttaatgatagcttgtaacattttccctaagacagatgttaagctaactggcctgtagtttcttcctttctgtctccctcccttttgaatattagctattttccaatctaacggaaccttccccgaatctagagaattttggaaaattaaaactaacgcatcatctatctcactagccacttcttttaagaccctaggatgaagtccatcaggacccaggaacttgtcagcccacagctccaacaatatgttcagtaccacttccctggtgattgtaattttcttgagttcctgtctcccttccatttcctgacttacagcttgggatgttacttatatcctcaatagtgaagaccgatgtaaaatatctgttcaattcctctgccatctccttcttatccattgttaattccccagactcacttcctattggaccaacgctcactttgttaactcttctttttaaaatatctacagaaactcttactatctgtctttatatttcaagctagctttctctagtactttaattttaccttccttatcaatcttttattcattctttgctgttttttatattctgtccaatcttctgatctgcctcccatctttgtgcaattataggctttttctttaagtttgatacgatcttAAACTGTTTGAGTTAACCACGAATGGCTggtcccactcttggaatttttctttcttgttgaatcaGAGACCTACCAGCTTGAGAGGAACAGCAGGATGACATGGCATCAAAGTGAGGGTGAGGGTGCCGCAAAATGGCATTGCCCTCTCTTCATCTTttataaatttaaaataaaaactgcCCTTCACAGCCAACCTATCAGTGTTTGGTGGATCCTCCTGCTGCACCTAGGCAGGCAGGGATGGCCTCTAAGTCTGCCTGAAGTGCTGCCCCCCCGGACTGTCACCAGGAGGCCATCTCCAGTCAGCTAAACTGTCCTCCGCTGCCTCCACAAATCTGGAGGCCAACTAGAAAATCCCAGTCGGTCTCTGTTAAGAGGCCTTAATAGGCTTTTACTTGGAGCAATTGGCTACCTGCCGGTTGCTGGTGGGTAGTTGTGCCGCCCCCAACCCAATCCTGCCTCCGGGAAAATGGCGCACagcgggatggagctggggaagTGGCATGCAGCCTGTGGCGCAACATTCTGCTCCTGCCCGTCTCTGTTCCCTGCCGTGGCGGGGGCTAAAAATCCggcccacatgtacactgatgacattcAGCTGTATCTCCCCACTATCTCTCGACTATGCACTGTGTTTTCAGACTGCTTGTTTgatatccagtcctggatgagctagTATTTACTCCGATTAAACACTGGGAAAATCAAAGCCGTTTTTGGTCCCCGCTACAAATTTGGTTCCTTAACCAACAATTCCATCCTGCTCTCGAGCCATTGTCTCAGCTGAACCTCATTTCTTTACAACCTCAGGGTCTTTTTTGACCTTGAGCttttgaccccatatcctctccatcatcaaAATATTTCCTCTGTTAAATTGCCAGTTTCTGCCCATGCCTTTGCCCATCTTCTGTTGAAACCGTGCTTTTATGACCTGTACTTGATAATTCCTGTACtcacctggctggcctcccatcttccatcctccataattttagtccgagtgtatcaggcctgtgtcctcagtaccttgctctatggcagcgaggcctggacaacatatgtcagccaagagcgacgtctcaattcattccatcttcgctgcctccggagaatacttggcatcaggtggcaggaccgtatctccaacacagaagtcctcgaggcggcag harbors:
- the hmgb2a gene encoding high mobility group protein B2a; this encodes MVRKDPNKPRGKMSSYAYFVQTCREEHKKKHPEATVNFAEFSKKCSERWKTMSNKEKSKFEDLAKNDKVRYDREMKNYVPQKGDKKKKKDPNAPKRPPSAFFIFCSEKRPKIKSEFPGMSIGDVAKKLGEMWSTVQPKDKQPYEQKASKLKEKYEKEVAAYRAKCKGDTGKKPAAKPAQAAKKKKEEEEEDDDDEEEEEDDEEEEEDDEDDD